From one Dysidea avara chromosome 9, odDysAvar1.4, whole genome shotgun sequence genomic stretch:
- the LOC136267113 gene encoding nucleotide-binding oligomerization domain-containing protein 1-like isoform X1, whose translation MANQSEYEELEQFKEIYKGTTPQLKDLQNHITPRYGARWRVIGALLGLTSGALDIIKYDNHDKAEPCCDAVFEKWLEEDPSASWGKLNTVLKSPALTSDQADPGANAISVLSERVSQTGKQARFASDEDAWPPNQPKDFTPLLLVHHQGQHTIEHSTALAKLQSSGIDELTSTDNGSSFDLLDTHESLREVLDVSKITKQLVDILAPLEENSDPQFILVEGLPGIGKSLLLKEILYQWSIKQLLQSFKLVLLVQLRDPDVQQASDIDSLLTLFYKRHRKAPEITAACSEYLAKNAGIDLVFLFDGFDELPEKLRKKGLVAEILKREVLPCCSIVVSSRPHASVKLRQQATVKVNILGFAEEERKLYIEQSLKEHPQKVKELTEYLESHLTINSLCYVPFIMVALLYIYSQGISLPSNAVDLYRRFICLTICRHLARSGHSDNDNITNLTDLPEPCNTIVKQLAKFSLMALNDNKLIFTLKEIKAVCSGITDVPEAINGFGLLQAVQHFGFTAKTTTFNFLHFSIQEFLAAYHVSQLPASQELILLQEKFWSNIHANMFSIYTTLTEGQRPAFKKFLRHERLSFLQIFKQFFTRGRGGVSGKVAISEEFLNHQTKCVYLFRCFHDAGDEEICQSLENSNCFIDKKFEICKTSLSPYDVECVTHFLTFSTHKEWMLLNLKACHIQDHGLRVMTRDLLHSDVAISQLNLSSNSLTRSSSSSIRDLTIHCKVRSLLINRNHTIGEDPALFDILFHPSSKLVELSMWKTSLSSSSTIVLFTSLAKGQKLQRLAISYDCNIEEACNVIASSLQTNTSLLDLRLVGGKIRVDIVQCLVQAIHHNNTLQRLWLPHYSEYFEEMHICKLLQEEVNRSRERRRCYTKLYIRY comes from the exons ATGGCAAACCAGAGTGAGTATGAAGAACTAGAGCAGTTTAAGGAAATTTACAAAG GTACTACTCCACAACTGAAAGATCTCCAAAATCACATCACTCCACGCTATGGTGCTCGTTGGAGAGTGATAGGAGCTCTTCTGGGTCTAACCAGTGGAGCACTTGACATCATAAAGTATGACAACCACGACAAAGCTGAGCCTTGTTGTGATGCAGTGTTTGAGAAATGGCTTGAAGAGGATCCCTCTGCTAGTTGGGGAAAATTGAATACAGTGCTAAAATCACCTGCATTAACTAGTGATCAAGCTGATCCAG GTGCAAATGCGATCTCTGTATTGTCTGAAAGGGTGAGccaaacaggtaaacaagcACGGTTCGCTTCTGATGAAGATGCTTGGCCACCTAATCAGCCAAAAGACTTTACCCCATTGCTTTTAGTTCACCATCAAGGTCAGCATACCATTGAACACTCAACTGCATTAGCTAAATTGCAGTCAAGTGGCATCGATGAACTTACTTCCACAGATAATGGTTCCAGCTTTGATCTACTAGATACCCATGAATCATTGAGAGAAGTCCTTGATGTTAGTAAGATAACAAAACAACTCGTGGATATTTTAGCCCCACTAGAGGAAAACAGTGATCCACAGTTTATTTTAGTTGAGGGTTTGCCTGGCATAGGAAAATCTTTGTTGTTGAAAGAAATTTTGTATCAGTGGAGTATAAAACAACTGTTACAATCCTTCAAGTTAGTTCTTCTAGTCCAACTGCGTGACCCTGATGTGCAGCAGGCATCAGACATTGATAGCCTTCTTACATTGTTCTATAAAAGACACAGGAAAGCACCAGAAATTACTGCTGCCTGCAGTGAATACCTTGCCAAGAATGCAGGTATAGATCTTGTTTTTCTTTTTGATGGTTTCGATGAATTGCCTGAAAAACTGCGAAAAAAAGGTTTGGTAGCTGAAATTCTTAAACGTGAAGTCCTACCTTGCTGTAGCATAGTAGTGTCATCTCGCCCACATGCTTCAGTGAAACTTCGCCAACAAGCTACAGTGAAAGTTAATATATTGGGCTTTGCTGAAGAAGAACGAAAACTATACATTGAACAATCACTTAAGGAACATCCACAAAAAGTAAAAGAGCTTACTGAATATCTTGAGAGCCACCTTACAATCAACAGCCTTTGCTACGTTCCCTTCATTATGGTGGCATTGCTTTACATTTATAGTCAGGGAATTTCCTTGCCAAGTAATGCTGTGGATTTGTACCGCCGTTTCATCTGTCTTACCATCTGCCGTCATCTTGCCAGGTCTGGTCATTCTGATAATGACAATATCACTAATCTTACCGACCTCCCAGAGCCTTGTAATACAATTGTTAAGCAACTGGCAAAGTTCTCTCTTATGGCTCTAAATGATAACAAGTTAATCTTCACCTTAAAGGAAATAAAAGCAGTTTGTTCAGGCATCACAGACGTCCCAGAAGCAATCAATGGCTTTGGCTTGCTGCAGGCTGTGCAGCACTTTGGTTTcactgcaaaaacaacaacGTTTAATTTCTTGCATTTCTCTATTCAGGAGTTCTTAGCAGCTTACCATGTTTCTCAGCTTCCAGCAAGCCAAGAATTGATATTGCTCCAAGAAAAGTTCTGGAGCAATATTCATGCTAACATGTTTTCCATCTACACTACACTCACTGAAGGACAGCGACCAGCCTTCAAAAAATTCCTTCGACATGAGCGACTATCCTTCCTGCAAATTTTCAAGCAGTTTTTCACACGTGGCAGAGGTGGTGTTTCAGGCAAAGTAGCCATTTCTGAGGAATTTCTCAATCATCAAACAAAATGTGTATATCTTTTCCGTTGTTTCCATGATGCTGGAGATGAAGAGATTTGTCAATCTCTAGAAAATTCAAACTGTTTTATTGATAAAAAATTTGAGATTTGCAAAACTAGCCTATCTCCATATGATGTGGAATGTGTTACACACTTCCTCACCTTTTCAACCCACAAGGAATGGATGTTGCTGAATTTAAAGGCATGTCATATTCAAGATCATGGTCTTCGTGTGATGACTCGTGACCTGTTGCACAGTGATGTTGCTATCTCGCAGCTGAATTTGTCAAGCAATAGCCTCACCAGATCATCATCTTCCTCCATCCGTGATCTCACTATCCACTGCAAAGTGAGAAGCTTGCTGATTAATCGTAATCACACCATAGGAGAGGACCCTGCTCTATTTGACATTTTATTCCATCCCTCTTCTAAGCTAGTGGAATTGTCCATGTGGAAAACCAGCTTATCATCTTCTTCAACTATTGTCCTCTTCACTTCATTAGCAAAGGGGCAAAAACTGCAGCGGCTTGCCATTAGCTATGATTGCAACATTGAAGAAGCTTGTAATGTCATTGCTTCTTCACTTCAGACCAACACTTCTTTACTAGATCTAAGGTTGGTTGGCGGCAAGATCAGAGTAGACATTGTTCAGTGTCTAGTACAGGCAATCCACCATAATAACACATTACAACGACTATGGCTACCCCATTATTCTGAATATTTTGAGGAAATGCATATCTGTAAATTGCTACAAGAAGAAGTTAACAGGAGCAGAGAACGTAGAAGATGTTACACAAAACTTTATATTCGCTATTAG
- the LOC136267113 gene encoding nucleotide-binding oligomerization domain-containing protein 1-like isoform X2: MANQSEYEELEQFKEIYKGTTPQLKDLQNHITPRYGARWRVIGALLGLTSGALDIIKYDNHDKAEPCCDAVFEKWLEEDPSASWGKLNTVLKSPALTSDQADPGANAISVLSERVSQTGKQARFASDEDAWPPNQPKDFTPLLLVHHQDNGSSFDLLDTHESLREVLDVSKITKQLVDILAPLEENSDPQFILVEGLPGIGKSLLLKEILYQWSIKQLLQSFKLVLLVQLRDPDVQQASDIDSLLTLFYKRHRKAPEITAACSEYLAKNAGIDLVFLFDGFDELPEKLRKKGLVAEILKREVLPCCSIVVSSRPHASVKLRQQATVKVNILGFAEEERKLYIEQSLKEHPQKVKELTEYLESHLTINSLCYVPFIMVALLYIYSQGISLPSNAVDLYRRFICLTICRHLARSGHSDNDNITNLTDLPEPCNTIVKQLAKFSLMALNDNKLIFTLKEIKAVCSGITDVPEAINGFGLLQAVQHFGFTAKTTTFNFLHFSIQEFLAAYHVSQLPASQELILLQEKFWSNIHANMFSIYTTLTEGQRPAFKKFLRHERLSFLQIFKQFFTRGRGGVSGKVAISEEFLNHQTKCVYLFRCFHDAGDEEICQSLENSNCFIDKKFEICKTSLSPYDVECVTHFLTFSTHKEWMLLNLKACHIQDHGLRVMTRDLLHSDVAISQLNLSSNSLTRSSSSSIRDLTIHCKVRSLLINRNHTIGEDPALFDILFHPSSKLVELSMWKTSLSSSSTIVLFTSLAKGQKLQRLAISYDCNIEEACNVIASSLQTNTSLLDLRLVGGKIRVDIVQCLVQAIHHNNTLQRLWLPHYSEYFEEMHICKLLQEEVNRSRERRRCYTKLYIRY, from the exons ATGGCAAACCAGAGTGAGTATGAAGAACTAGAGCAGTTTAAGGAAATTTACAAAG GTACTACTCCACAACTGAAAGATCTCCAAAATCACATCACTCCACGCTATGGTGCTCGTTGGAGAGTGATAGGAGCTCTTCTGGGTCTAACCAGTGGAGCACTTGACATCATAAAGTATGACAACCACGACAAAGCTGAGCCTTGTTGTGATGCAGTGTTTGAGAAATGGCTTGAAGAGGATCCCTCTGCTAGTTGGGGAAAATTGAATACAGTGCTAAAATCACCTGCATTAACTAGTGATCAAGCTGATCCAG GTGCAAATGCGATCTCTGTATTGTCTGAAAGGGTGAGccaaacaggtaaacaagcACGGTTCGCTTCTGATGAAGATGCTTGGCCACCTAATCAGCCAAAAGACTTTACCCCATTGCTTTTAGTTCACCATCAAG ATAATGGTTCCAGCTTTGATCTACTAGATACCCATGAATCATTGAGAGAAGTCCTTGATGTTAGTAAGATAACAAAACAACTCGTGGATATTTTAGCCCCACTAGAGGAAAACAGTGATCCACAGTTTATTTTAGTTGAGGGTTTGCCTGGCATAGGAAAATCTTTGTTGTTGAAAGAAATTTTGTATCAGTGGAGTATAAAACAACTGTTACAATCCTTCAAGTTAGTTCTTCTAGTCCAACTGCGTGACCCTGATGTGCAGCAGGCATCAGACATTGATAGCCTTCTTACATTGTTCTATAAAAGACACAGGAAAGCACCAGAAATTACTGCTGCCTGCAGTGAATACCTTGCCAAGAATGCAGGTATAGATCTTGTTTTTCTTTTTGATGGTTTCGATGAATTGCCTGAAAAACTGCGAAAAAAAGGTTTGGTAGCTGAAATTCTTAAACGTGAAGTCCTACCTTGCTGTAGCATAGTAGTGTCATCTCGCCCACATGCTTCAGTGAAACTTCGCCAACAAGCTACAGTGAAAGTTAATATATTGGGCTTTGCTGAAGAAGAACGAAAACTATACATTGAACAATCACTTAAGGAACATCCACAAAAAGTAAAAGAGCTTACTGAATATCTTGAGAGCCACCTTACAATCAACAGCCTTTGCTACGTTCCCTTCATTATGGTGGCATTGCTTTACATTTATAGTCAGGGAATTTCCTTGCCAAGTAATGCTGTGGATTTGTACCGCCGTTTCATCTGTCTTACCATCTGCCGTCATCTTGCCAGGTCTGGTCATTCTGATAATGACAATATCACTAATCTTACCGACCTCCCAGAGCCTTGTAATACAATTGTTAAGCAACTGGCAAAGTTCTCTCTTATGGCTCTAAATGATAACAAGTTAATCTTCACCTTAAAGGAAATAAAAGCAGTTTGTTCAGGCATCACAGACGTCCCAGAAGCAATCAATGGCTTTGGCTTGCTGCAGGCTGTGCAGCACTTTGGTTTcactgcaaaaacaacaacGTTTAATTTCTTGCATTTCTCTATTCAGGAGTTCTTAGCAGCTTACCATGTTTCTCAGCTTCCAGCAAGCCAAGAATTGATATTGCTCCAAGAAAAGTTCTGGAGCAATATTCATGCTAACATGTTTTCCATCTACACTACACTCACTGAAGGACAGCGACCAGCCTTCAAAAAATTCCTTCGACATGAGCGACTATCCTTCCTGCAAATTTTCAAGCAGTTTTTCACACGTGGCAGAGGTGGTGTTTCAGGCAAAGTAGCCATTTCTGAGGAATTTCTCAATCATCAAACAAAATGTGTATATCTTTTCCGTTGTTTCCATGATGCTGGAGATGAAGAGATTTGTCAATCTCTAGAAAATTCAAACTGTTTTATTGATAAAAAATTTGAGATTTGCAAAACTAGCCTATCTCCATATGATGTGGAATGTGTTACACACTTCCTCACCTTTTCAACCCACAAGGAATGGATGTTGCTGAATTTAAAGGCATGTCATATTCAAGATCATGGTCTTCGTGTGATGACTCGTGACCTGTTGCACAGTGATGTTGCTATCTCGCAGCTGAATTTGTCAAGCAATAGCCTCACCAGATCATCATCTTCCTCCATCCGTGATCTCACTATCCACTGCAAAGTGAGAAGCTTGCTGATTAATCGTAATCACACCATAGGAGAGGACCCTGCTCTATTTGACATTTTATTCCATCCCTCTTCTAAGCTAGTGGAATTGTCCATGTGGAAAACCAGCTTATCATCTTCTTCAACTATTGTCCTCTTCACTTCATTAGCAAAGGGGCAAAAACTGCAGCGGCTTGCCATTAGCTATGATTGCAACATTGAAGAAGCTTGTAATGTCATTGCTTCTTCACTTCAGACCAACACTTCTTTACTAGATCTAAGGTTGGTTGGCGGCAAGATCAGAGTAGACATTGTTCAGTGTCTAGTACAGGCAATCCACCATAATAACACATTACAACGACTATGGCTACCCCATTATTCTGAATATTTTGAGGAAATGCATATCTGTAAATTGCTACAAGAAGAAGTTAACAGGAGCAGAGAACGTAGAAGATGTTACACAAAACTTTATATTCGCTATTAG
- the LOC136266853 gene encoding uncharacterized protein, giving the protein MRNSVRGHVVVALCCCVDSVSRGDMFRERRKKRDKREEKETYAVVSYADDGTVGKVPRKNIVEDKDIVIGETYFVRWSDGKKYSAEVLFIGNEREATEKEHLLVYDDSDTGKEDNQVEDRCSEVHTFST; this is encoded by the exons ATGCGCAATTCTGTTCGAGGCCACGTTGTTGTAGCgttgtgttgttgtgttgaCAGTGTGAGTCGAGGTGATATGTTTCGTGAAAGAAGGAAAAAGAGAGATAAACGTG AGGAAAAGGAGACCTACGCTGTGGTGTCATACGCCGATGATGGTACAGTAGGGAAAGTTCCGCGAAAGAATATAGTAGAAGATAAAGACATTGTCATTGGCGAAACCTACTTTGTCCGTTGGTCGGATGGAAAGAAATATTCAGCCGAGGTGTTGTTTATTG GTAATGAACGTGAAGCCACAGAAAAGGAGCATTTGTTGGTCTATGATGACAGTGACACAGGGAAAGAGGACAACCAAGTAGAAGACAGGTGCAGTGAGGTACATACTTTTAGTACTTAA
- the LOC136267565 gene encoding uncharacterized protein: protein MSLRGSTIPRITELAYSAPPKKQLSKKKQPHTKKVTSKKCKKQVPMKQKLPSDGRKTKTKKAKQPKKTPGNKDKDNFTIEIGSPASTSEEEDRSDDESEVDFLGELRNLQLGLSKLTDQVTIALESTPESHKKLVYSSGNQAEERKQVPQLTGTRPPVASSSPGNTFNFDVRQQGSYNRAPSSYEGDYSRPNKYSTNTFNIDVRHQNNAERSAAKWYNDRNVYSPMEASFDAYGMDDRTREGESFDYGGTMDMSYADNIFNETNSFNDVLGSSGWSSHSQFDHTYAGNENLSSSPNFDFQLSDDSGSFQEMQADVYDENYVPPLPPPIVMPGINRAAFGQSSVCNDNEVRKKLPVRSFNVKKPKRNDRLYPITEVFNPIFLQNWKQESSSRANFAARLIKCFISKAVRMTSNVSGKRGKNKLDKDILAAVKVATFKMWPLRSTENEQLAWSKCVKSIDEMGRRLNRPPRSAKN, encoded by the exons ATGTCTTTAAGGGGTTCAACAATACCTCGCATCACAGAATTAGCATATTCA gCTCCGCCAAAGAAACAGCTATCGAAAAAGAAGCAGCCACATACTAAGAAGGTGACATCTAAGAAATGTAAGAAGCAGGTGCCAATGAAACAAAAACTTCCGTCTGATGGAAGAAAGACAAAGACTAAAAAGGCTAAACAACCTAAAAAGACACCT GGGAATAAAGACAAAGACAATTTTACAATTGAAATTGGTTCACCAGCTTCTACTTCTGAAGAG GAAGACAGATCAGACGACGAAAGTGAAGTTGATTTCCTTGGAGAATTGAGAAAC CTACAACTGGGCTTATCCAAGCTAACAGATCAAGTTACCATAGCATTGGAGTCAACACCAGAAAGCCATAAGAAATTAGTGTATTCTTCGGGTAACCAGGCTGAGGAGAGAAAGCAGGTGCCACAGTTGACAGGTACCAGGCCTCCAGTTGCAAGTTCTTCGCCTGGGAACACTTTTAACTTTGATGTGCGACAGCAGGGTAGCTACAACCGTGCACCATCGAGTTATGAGGGCGATTACAGTAGACCGAATAAGTATTCCACGAACACTTTCAATATTGATGTTCGCCATCAAAATAATGCAGAAAGGAGTGCCGCTAAATGGTATAATGATCGTAATGTTTATTCTCCGATGGAGGCATCGTTTGATGCTTATGGAATGGATGACAGAACCAGGGAGGGAGAAAGTTTTGATTACGGTGGTACTATGGACATGTCTTATGCCGACAACATATTCAATGAAACCAACAGTTTTAATGATGTTCTGGGTAGTTCAGGTTGGAGTAGCCATTCTCAGTTTGACCACACATATGCTGGGAATGAAAATTTAAGCAGCAGTCCCAATTTTGATTTTCAGTTGTCAGACGACAGTGGTAGTTTTCAAGAAATGCAAGCCGATGTATATGATGAAAATTATGTCCCTCCTCTGCCGCCACCAATAGTGATGCCAGGCATAAATCGTGCAGCTTTTGGCCAGTCCTctgtttgtaatgataatgagGTACGCAAGAAGTTACCTGTTCGCTCCTTCAATGTAAAGAAACCAAAGAGAAATGATAGGCTTTACCCGATTACAGAGGTGTTTAACCCAATATTTCTACAAAATTGGAAGCAGGAAAGTTCGTCCCGTGCAAATTTTGCCGCTAGATTGATTAAATGTTTCATTTCCAAGGCTGTCAGAATGACATCGAACGTGTCTGGAAAACGTGGCAAAAACAAATTAGACAAAGATATACTTGCAGCCGTAAAAGTTGCCACCTTTAAGATGTGGCCATTGCGATCCACAGAGAACGAGCAACTGGCCTGGTCGAAGTGTGTCAAATCTATTGATGAAATGGGACGGAGGTTGAATCGGCCACCAAGATCTGCAAAAAACTGA